The following nucleotide sequence is from Streptomyces pactum.
GCAGCCGCTTGTCCAGCGACCCGGCATTCACCCCGATCCGGATCGGCACCCCGGCGTCGGAGGCCGCCTTGGCGATCTCCTTGACCTTGTCGTCGAACTGCCGGATGTTGCCCGGATTCACCCGGACCGCCGCGCATCCCGCGTCGATCGCGGCGAACACGTACTTCGGCTGGAAATGAATATCGGCGATCACCGGGATCTGCGACTTCCGCGCGATGACCGGCAGCGCGTCCGCGTCGTCCTGGGACGGGCAGGCCACCCGCACGATCTGGCAGCCGGCCGCGGTCAGCTCCGCGATCTGCTGCAGCGTCGCCCCGATGTCCGCGGTCACCGTGGTCGTCATCGACTGCACCGACACCGGCGCGTCACCCCCGACCGCCACCGGCCCCACCTGGATCTTCCGGCTGGGCCGCCGGTCGGCGAGCTTGGTCGGTACGGACGGCATGCCCAGGGTCACGGCGGTCATGAGACCTCCTTCAGTCGTCGCGGTCCGGGCCGGGCCGGCCCGCGTCCGAGGCCCGCTCCGATGGCCCCGGCCAGATCGTCGGCGGTGAGGCCGGACTCGGCGAGCAGCTCGGCGCGGCTGCCGTGCTCGAAGAACTTCTGGGCCAGTCCGTGGACCTGCACCGGGGTGGCCACCCCTGCGTCCCGGACGGCCTGGGCGACGGCCGCGCCGGCGCCGCCGACCCGCCCGTTGTCCTCCACGGTGGCCACCAGCCGGTGGTCGGCGGCCAGCCGGGTCAGCGCCGGGTTGACCGGCTTGACCCAGCACGGGTCCACCACGGTCACCCCCACGCCCTCGGCGGCGAGCCGCTCCGCGGTGGCCAGCGCGACGTCCGCCAGGGCGCCGACCGAGACCAGCAGCACATCGGCGGTGGTGCCGGGCGCGGGCCGGGCCAGGACGTCCATCCCGGCGAGGGTGCCGACCGCCGGCACGTCCCGCGCCGCGGTGCCCTTGGGGAAGCGCAGCGCGGTCGGGGCGTCACCGATGTCCAGCGCCTCCCGCAACTGGCGGCGGAGCCGGGTGGCGTCGCGCGGCACCGCGATCCGCAGCCCGGGGACGAGCTGGAGGAAGGACAGGTCCCACATGCCGTTGTGGCTGGGCCCGTCGTTGCCGGTGGCGCCGGCCCGGTCCAGGACGAAGGTGACCGGGCAGCGGTGCAGCGCGACGTCCATCAGCACCTGGTCGAAGGCGCGGTTGAGGAAGGTGGCGTACACCGCGACCACCGGGTGCAGGCCGCCCATGGCCAGGCCGGCGGCCGAGGTCACCGCGTGCTGCTCGGCGATCCCGACGTCGAAGACCCGGTCGGGGTGGGCGGCGGCGAAGGCGTCCAGGCCCACCGGCTGGAGCATCGCGGCGGTGATCGCCACCACGTCCGGGCGCTCCCCGCCCACCTCGGCCATCTCCTCGGCGAACACCGAGGTCCACGAGGGCCCGGCGGGCGCGGCCGTGCCGGAGACCGCGCCGATGGCGTGGAAGCGGTCCAGCTCGTGGGCCTCGGCGGGGGCGTGGCCGTGGCCCTTGCGGGTGATGCAGTGGACGATGACCGGCCCGCCGAAGGCCTTGGCGCGGCGCAGCGCGGTCTCCACCGCCCGCACGTCGTGGCCGTCCACCGGTCCGACGTACTTCAGGCCCAGGTCCTCGAAGAGCCCCTGCGGGGCGACGAAGTCCTTCAGCCCCTTCTTGGCGCCGTGCAGCGCCCCGTACAGCGGGCCGCCCAGCGGACGGTCCCGCAGCCGGTCCTTGCCCCACTGGAGGAACCGTTCGTAGCCGCGGGTGGTGCGCAGGGTGGTGAGGTGGTCGGCGAGTCCGCCCCGGGTGGGGGCGTAGGAGCGGCCGTTGTCGTTGACCACGATGACCAGCGGCAGGTCCTTGACCGCGGCGATGTTGTTCAGCGCCTCCCAGGCCATGCCGCCGGTGAGCGCGCCGTCGCCGATGACGGCGGCCACGTGGTGCCCGGTGCGGCCGCGCAGCCGGTGCGCCTTGGCGATGCCGTCGGCGTAGCTGAGCGCGGTGGAGGCGTGCGAGTTCTCGATGACGTCGTGCTCGGACTCGGCCTGCGAGGGGTAGCCGGACAGTCCGCCGCGGCCGCGCAGCCGGGAGAAGTCCTTCCGCCCGGTGAGCAGTTTGTGCACGTACGCCTGGTGGCCGGTGTCCCACAGCAGCCGGTCGCGGGGGGAGTCGAAGACCCGGTGCAGGGCGATGGTCAGTTCCACCACGCCCAGGTTGGGGCCGAGGTGGCCGCCGGTGCGGGTCACCGCCTCGACCAGGAACTCCCGTATCTCGGCGGCGAGCCGGTCGAGCTGGTCCGGGTCCATCGCCCGTACGCTCTCCGGTCCGGTGACGGAGTCCAGCAGCGGCCTAGCCAAAACGCACCTCCATGGTCGGCTTGAGCCCGAGGTCCGGGCCGGTGAGGGTCCGGTCCGTGGCGATCAGCACGTTGTAGTGGTTGGGGAAGTGGCAGGCGTCGAAGCCGAGGACGGTGCCGACGAGCCGTCCGTCGATCCGCACCTCGTCGCCGCGGTCGATGACGCCGCCGGAGCCGATCTCCACGAAGCCGAGGAAGCCGACCCGGTCCACCACCGCGCCGGGGGCGGGGTCGTGCTGGTCGGTGGTGACCAGCTCGTGGATCTCCTCGCGGCGCACACAGCGGCTGGCGTACTCCTCCAGCACCATGCCCCGGTCCTCCCGCCGGTGGACCAGGATCTTCACCAGGCCGCCGGTGACCGGGAGCTTGGCCCCGTCCTCCGCCGGGTTCACGGCCGGGCTCCGGCCGCCGGCGCCACGGGGCGCGTCGTGCCCTCGGGGCGGGCCGGGCGCGCCTCGGGGGCCGGGCCGGTCTCCGTCCCGGGCGGTCCGGTCTCCTCCGCCGGCGGGGCGGCCGGGCGGTCCGCGGCCGGGGCGCGGCCGGCGGCCTCGTGGCGGTAGACGTCGGCGACCAGTTCCAGCGCGGCCATGCCGCCCTCGGCCCGGTCTTCGCCGGCCCGCACCGCGGCGGCGAAGTCCCGCAGCACCCCGGCGTACTCATGCCACAGCGACTGCTTGAAGCCCAGGTGGCCGCCGAGCATGTCGGCGGCGAGCCGGGTGCCGTCGGCGAGGGTGACCTCGATGTCCTTGCGCTCGCCCGGGTAGGACCAGTCCAGCAGCACCCGCGCGGTGGCGCCGCCGGCCGCGCCCAGGTGGATCTCGGCCCGCCGGTCCACCCCGTCGCGGTCCCGCTCCACGGTGGCGCCGGTCAGCCGGACCGGGCCGAGGAACTGCCGCACGGTGTCGAAGGCGTTGGGGCCGTTGTCGGCGACGCAGCCGCCGCCGCAGCGCTCCGGGTCCAGGTACCAGCGGTCGCTGCCGGCGTGCTCCTCGATGGTCTCCAGGTAGCGCACGGTGAGCGAGGCCACCGGGGAGCCGTGCGCCCGGACCCGCTCCAGCAGGGCGAGCGCGTTGTCGTTGTAGCGGCGGTGGAAGGAGGTGAAGAGCACCAGGTCGGCGTTGCGCGCGGCCCGGACCAGGGCCCGGCCGTCCTCGACCCGGGTGGCCAGCGGCTTCTCCACGCAGACCGGCAGTCCGGCGGCGAGCAGGTCGGCGCAGACCGCCGCGTGCGCGTCGTTGGGCACGTTGACCACCACCGCGTCCAGCTCCGCCTCCGCGGTCATCGTCCGGTGGTCGGTGTAGCAGGGCACCCGCCCCCGGAACGGGTCGAGCGCGGCGGGCCGCAGGTCGCAGACGGCGGCAAGCTCCACCCCGTCAACGTCGTCGAACGCGGCCACGTAGAAGCGCGAGATGACGCCGAGGCCGACGAGGCCGACGCGCAGCGCGCGGTCGTTCCCGGTCACCGGCCCTCACCCCCGTCCCGCGGCTCCGGGGCCCGCAGGCCCGTCGCGTCGGCGACGGCGCGGACCTCCTCGTACAGGGACGCGGCCAGCGGTACGCCCGACCGGTGCCCCTCGGCCATCAGCTCGGCCTCCCGGGTACCCGGGTAGGCGACCGGCACGCCCTCCCGCAGCGGCGGGCAGTCCAGCAGGGCCTGGAACATCCCGCCGGCCTGGTCGAGGAAGCCGTCCAGCGGGCGCAGCGTCCCGGGGGCGACCACCAGGGCGAGGAAGCCGATGTCGTCGTCGCGCCCGGACGGGCCGCCGCTGCCCTGGTACGCCTCCACCGCGGGGCCGAGGCCGGCGCCGGGCACCAGCGCGGCGAGCACCTCGACCAGCAGGGCCAGGCCGTACCCCTTGTAGGCGCCGGTCTCCGGGCGCCCGCCGAGCCACAGCGGGAAGCCCTCGCCCCGGTCGAGCGCGCCGGGGTCGGTGACCGGCCGGCCCCCGGCGTCCTCCAGCCACCCCTCGGGGATGGCCCGGCCGGCCCGTTCGGCCTCCCGGATCTTCCCGGTGGGCACCACGGTGGTGCTCATGTCCAGGACGTACGGCGGCCGTCCGGGGCCCGCGGGCGCGGCGACGCTCATCGGGTTGGTGCCCAGCATCGCGCAGCGCCCGCCCGGTGGACGGGCGATCCGCTGCCGGCCGCAGTTGGACGCCAGCA
It contains:
- the dxs gene encoding 1-deoxy-D-xylulose-5-phosphate synthase, with the translated sequence MARPLLDSVTGPESVRAMDPDQLDRLAAEIREFLVEAVTRTGGHLGPNLGVVELTIALHRVFDSPRDRLLWDTGHQAYVHKLLTGRKDFSRLRGRGGLSGYPSQAESEHDVIENSHASTALSYADGIAKAHRLRGRTGHHVAAVIGDGALTGGMAWEALNNIAAVKDLPLVIVVNDNGRSYAPTRGGLADHLTTLRTTRGYERFLQWGKDRLRDRPLGGPLYGALHGAKKGLKDFVAPQGLFEDLGLKYVGPVDGHDVRAVETALRRAKAFGGPVIVHCITRKGHGHAPAEAHELDRFHAIGAVSGTAAPAGPSWTSVFAEEMAEVGGERPDVVAITAAMLQPVGLDAFAAAHPDRVFDVGIAEQHAVTSAAGLAMGGLHPVVAVYATFLNRAFDQVLMDVALHRCPVTFVLDRAGATGNDGPSHNGMWDLSFLQLVPGLRIAVPRDATRLRRQLREALDIGDAPTALRFPKGTAARDVPAVGTLAGMDVLARPAPGTTADVLLVSVGALADVALATAERLAAEGVGVTVVDPCWVKPVNPALTRLAADHRLVATVEDNGRVGGAGAAVAQAVRDAGVATPVQVHGLAQKFFEHGSRAELLAESGLTADDLAGAIGAGLGRGPARPGPRRLKEVS
- a CDS encoding DUF6917 domain-containing protein, with protein sequence MNPAEDGAKLPVTGGLVKILVHRREDRGMVLEEYASRCVRREEIHELVTTDQHDPAPGAVVDRVGFLGFVEIGSGGVIDRGDEVRIDGRLVGTVLGFDACHFPNHYNVLIATDRTLTGPDLGLKPTMEVRFG
- a CDS encoding Gfo/Idh/MocA family protein yields the protein MTGNDRALRVGLVGLGVISRFYVAAFDDVDGVELAAVCDLRPAALDPFRGRVPCYTDHRTMTAEAELDAVVVNVPNDAHAAVCADLLAAGLPVCVEKPLATRVEDGRALVRAARNADLVLFTSFHRRYNDNALALLERVRAHGSPVASLTVRYLETIEEHAGSDRWYLDPERCGGGCVADNGPNAFDTVRQFLGPVRLTGATVERDRDGVDRRAEIHLGAAGGATARVLLDWSYPGERKDIEVTLADGTRLAADMLGGHLGFKQSLWHEYAGVLRDFAAAVRAGEDRAEGGMAALELVADVYRHEAAGRAPAADRPAAPPAEETGPPGTETGPAPEARPARPEGTTRPVAPAAGARP
- a CDS encoding Ldh family oxidoreductase codes for the protein MTTTLRTLPEPGAPTAQGTPGAPTAPDAPDAPGTPAAAAPGTTGPGTVRVPYDRLLTFATGVFTARGLPPHRAHRAAEALLHGDLAGMRSHGLANLTRLYLPLLDEGRAVPDAEPEVLADRGAAVLLDAHRALGLWQAGEALDLAAERAAEHGVGLVSVRGATHFGCAGHHTLRVAERDMVAVLASNCGRQRIARPPGGRCAMLGTNPMSVAAPAGPGRPPYVLDMSTTVVPTGKIREAERAGRAIPEGWLEDAGGRPVTDPGALDRGEGFPLWLGGRPETGAYKGYGLALLVEVLAALVPGAGLGPAVEAYQGSGGPSGRDDDIGFLALVVAPGTLRPLDGFLDQAGGMFQALLDCPPLREGVPVAYPGTREAELMAEGHRSGVPLAASLYEEVRAVADATGLRAPEPRDGGEGR